The genomic segment GCACCTGCAGGGCATACAGCGCACTGACTTGCAGCTCAATGTGATCGTGAAGAAACTTTTGCAACACTGGCTTGAAAGAGAGCAGGAGCTGCTTCTCTTCCTCCAGCTGGTCCTTACTGGGCGCTGCATGCTGCTCTTCATCATCGTCAGGGTTGATCTCGTAAGCAATGTACTGCAAGAAACTGGAAGACCAGAAGACCATCAACACACTTGACCGAAAACCACAAAAACCATTGGCTGATGGCATGTGCTTGCTTCATCAATGCAGACTGAGTCACTATAAACACTGTCCACTGCTGTACCTGGTCATGAGGATGTTGACAAAGCCTCTGTCGGTGTGAAGTTTTGGAGAGATGTTGTCTTTGATCCACTTATAGATCGACTGTGGTGAAGGATCCACTTTGATCTGCTTCAGCAGCTCCTTCTCCAGCTTCATCAGTGGGAACAAAAAGCTGAGGCCTTTGCCCTCCAGAATCTCCAGCATCCGGTCCTTGTTCTGGTCAATTTCTATGGGAGCAAAATTATTAGTCAATAATGGGGAAgggaacaaaacaacaacaacccacaCAACTTACACCAATTCTTCCTCCTAAAAAGGAAAGACAACCAAATGACACTGGGTTTAAAACCAGTGTGGAAAGTGTCCTTTGACCTACCTGGCAGCATCTTCTGCATGTTGACCTTGCTCTGCTGGAACAGGTCAGTCAGCCACTCACGATCTTTCAGTTTCACcagctgctgcagacagagCAGGAAGAGTGGGAAATGTGCGCCATTCTCCAGCTGATGGGCCAAGTCTGCAATGCTGACCAGATCAGCAATGATCGCTCGCGCAGCAAACTGAGCCAGGTACGACTTCACCAGTGGGATTTCTTCCTCAATCTTGGGACACTGGTCCAGAACACGCAGGAAGGCCTGTATGAAAATGTGTGGCAGGCACAAGGTTAATATGGTGTAGCGCCACTTCATTTGATTACAGCGTCAATTTAAAGACCTTTAATGACACTTGCCTGCAATATGTTGTCACCAGTGACGAGGCCCTCTGTGCAAAGGGTGTGAATCAGAGTGCTTGCATGTTCCTTATCTTCATCTGAACGATCGAGTGAGTAAACTATGATCTTGTTCAGCATCTCTGACAACAAGTGTTTGGGGGCCTTCATCTCTTTCACAGCACTCACTGCATCGTTAACATTTTTGTTGTTCAGGTAGTCTGTGAGTAGTGTCTCCTTTAAAGATGAGAGGGggaaggggaggaaaaaaaatttataaataaaaatcaggcTCTGAAGGCCCCGCATATAGCACATTACTTAGGAAGTCATCGGTAAAGCTTTGTGTAAACTTACCGTCATTTTGCACAACTCTTCCTTTGTGGGAGGAGCCTTTTTGTTAGACTTTGCAGGTTTTTCCTGAATTGGAGGAGGATTGGCTTTAAGGCCAAGCTGTGGGGccataaaaagaaaacttagCATGCATTTCCTAAAACTGCCCCATCAGCTCTGCTCACATGTTTTAAGTCTATTGTCTGTTACCTGTCCAACTGGAGAAGGCATCATTGTCTGTGGTGGCAGCTTTGGCACTTGGTTTTTATTCATAATGAAGGACTGTGCTGGCCTCAGACTGATCTAGAATGACAGAGTATTAATACATCAGGTTGACCAAAATTTATTGTCACATAATCCTGCTGCAACAATGACACCAACAAACCATCAATGTAAGCAGCTGTACCTCATCTGCATTGACTTTCCCCTTCTTGCTGAACCTTGGAGCCATATCCTTGGACTGCATCTGGACTGAGTGATTCTGTTTATGGTTGAAAACTGGTGAATTCCTCCCctttgaaaagtttaaaaacagaaTGAGTATTGCAATGACCATCTcagattaaaacaaaaagagctGAACTATAATGTACCTGGTTCGGTTTTATGAACGGCTTGCTTTCATTTTCAAATGGCTGGTGTGAACCATTGCTGTTTCCACTGTGGCCATTAAAGAGTGGGCTGCTACGGTGACGACCCATGGTTGGAGAGTAGTGGTCCTGAATTACCCCTGGAGCGCTGCCGCGGTGGCGACCCATGGTTGGGGAATAGTGGTCCTGAATTACCCCTGGGCCTGTACCGATACCACTTCCTACACAAAATAAGACAGAGCCTTTAGAGACGGCTTTCTTTGAAGTGTAACTCGTGCAGAGATTTCAGTGTGACTCCACATACCAGGCATTTGTCCGAACATGTCGGCCAGCCCACCAAGAGTCTCCCTATCATACTTGATCTTTCCTGGAAGGAAGGAGGAACTGTCCATGAAGAAGTCATTCCTTATTGAATCAGTTGAAGGTGGAATGAAAACGCCCAAATCCTACAAAGCACAGAAGAAGTCAGGATCCACAGATTCTGGGCTACGTTAGTCATTTAGCAAATCGGATCAATCCTTATCAGCCTGTGATAAACTGAAAGGATATGGTAAACTAACCTTTGCTGCGTCCTGACGAACTTGGGTAATAGTCTTTGGTCCATTGTCAACATAAGCTTTCCGAGGCACCCAGTTGTTGTTTCGCAGCTCCACTGTGTTCTGTAGCAGGAAGCGAATCCGTGCAGGCAGTTCCTTGTTGTTGGTTAAGGACTGCATGCGAGCAAAGTACTGGTCCATCAAAGACTaagcgagaaaaaaaaaaaaaaatttttttgttATCGAACAAGCAAGGACTTCAAGACAAGactcatctttttcagtttaatttccACACACTCACCTTTGCCTTTTCATGATCAAGTTTAGGACCAACTGTTTTCATTATCTGACAGAGGCATTCCAAATCCTCACCCATATCCTTAAGTGggactctcttcttcttctccaacAGCTTAATGAACAAAATAATTCAACACAACTGTTAATTTCTTACACCACAGGAATGAATACAGGATTTTTGATAAAAACCACCCCATGTACTTGCGCTTTATTAGAACTTACTGTTTTAATGCACTTGTGGAGAATAGATTCATGGATAAGGTTGAGTTTGCCCAGTTCACCGATGAATTTGATGTTGCCCAGCATCTTGATCTTTGCAATTGCACGCTGTTCCTCCTCCTCAGAGGTGAGTGGGCTGTCATGTTTGTCGAAGTCTACAGTGgattgaagaagaagaagaaaaaaaaaaaaaaaaagtttaaataacaGCTCTCAAAAAACCCAAGACCAAATTCCCGTTTTGTAACAGTCCACAGGTACAAATGCAAGTTACTCACGGTCAACATTCCTGGCACGATTCTCAAACTCATCTTGAAGCTTAGAAATCAGAAGCCTTCGGAAGGTCTGTAAGACAGAAGTCGTTCAAAATCCAGACAGAAGACACTCACAGGAGTACAGGGTAAATTTCAATGCTTAAAACTTACACTATTCTGCTTTTGTGTTGCCTGACTTTCTCCTGTTGGGGCTTCAAAGTTTGGTGCATCCTCTGCCAAGCGTAGACATAGTTGAGCGTACAACTGGCTATACTTGGGCTCTTCGAGGGCTTTGTCAACAATCTTGAGAAACAAAAACGCATTAAGATcccattttaaaatattctatGAATAGGAGAATAGCAGTTAGGAGAATACTCACCAACAAGATGATTCCTTTTAAGACAAGTTTTGAATCTACACCCACATTGAGGAGCTCCAGGCATAGTTTGTCAAACTTCTCAGGAGTCAGCTTATTAAGTAtgctgaagaggaaagaaacAGTTGTATTAAACTTCTTAAGTGATAATACAGCAAACAGCAGCCTTCAGCATCcatattaaaatgacatttaaacaatACAAGTCACAGTTTATGTAAAATAAGTACAAATCAGTTTAAAGGGAAACATACCCTCTCACTTTTCTGAAGATTGCATCATTTTGCCCTTTCTCGTTGGAGGAGCTGGCATCTCGTCTAGTGCTTCGAGAAGGTACCCATCTCTGAACGCTAGAACCTGGGGTTTTCCCCAGGAACTCGCTATAATCAACACAGACAGCCAAGGTTATCAGGGAAAgggtctcgtcttgttgatatTTAGCCCGGATTCACAGATGACTGAGTTACAAAGGCCTTAATGCAGCATGCTTGAAAAGTTGTTTCAGAGGCCGTAGTCACATTTTCAGCATACGACACCACACAAGCTGCTGTTTTTAGTCTCAAGTTTTAAATGTTACAATGAAATGTAGATTTTTTTTGGTTAATCATAACTCTTTGGTTACATGGACAACATGGTTAAGAGTCTCACTTTTAGCCAGGAATGACAAATATTGTGCTCCTACTTTTGCGTGACTTATTATAGAACAAGTTATGGTACAAGTCGGACCACTTCAGTTCAcatgctgctggttcagtgttgcCAGTGTCATAACGTTCACACTGGCAACACTAAACCAACTCGTAAAACTGCTGTGACAGAAGGCTTTGAAAATTCAAGATAAAGACTTTCAATAATGTCTAATCTAAACAAAAGGAAGCTACTGTCCTACCAAAGTACTGATTCATATCCTTACATTTTTAGCCATTTTCTTTTCAGCTTCACTAAACAGACTGCAATTTGTTTAAACATGAATACGGCAGTGAAAACTACACTGTTCAACTGTTTTAGTAACGTTAGAGGGAAGCTACTGGAGTTTCTTGTAAACAATGATCTATTTCTACAAGTAGTTTAAACCAGCCTCAACTGGTCTTCTCCCTGCCAGTTCTGCTCCCCACCCCCCACACTCCAAGAGGCAAACAACACACTGAATCAGGCTGGGTTCAACTGAGCCACAGTCACCACCACCAGCTGCTATGATTGTTTCTTGCAAACAAATCGTGTTTATTCAGATTGTCTTATctacaaaaaagcaaaagaaaacctAGACATCCAGTTATCTCAGATTTTTGACAATTTCACCATGTGATAGGACAGCTACAAAGTGCAGACAAAGGACTGCAAAGTTCAGCACAGTACCAATAAACCACAGCGGAACAACCACCCTGGAGCACCCAGTTTTGTAGTTAGATTACAAGGGCTTAATTCTGCCAAATATACTACTTACATTTTACTTATGTCGTTACACAATAAAAGACCCAAAACATGAAGTCTAACCAGACAGTCCTACTTTACTCAggtttatgtgtttttgaagTTGATCACTAGTAGGTTACAGCAGTTGGCAGTTTGATAATTTGCGTTATCAGTTCATTTTCACTATCAGTGCACATTCCAAATGAGCATTTGTTTAGAAATTGtcaactttgtgtgtgtgtttttttccccgttTCAGTTcacttttgaaaaaaataaaataacaaaaatatagaAATTGGGAGCATTTGTCAAGGGCAAGATGCCAGACTGATGATTCAACACACGTTCATTTATTAAACTTCAGTTTTGAGTATAACAGGTGAGACACTAATTGTGATTCTTGTAAACATCTGTATGTGGATGATGTGATGACTAATGTGTTACATATATAatagagttaaaaaaaacaatcaccTGTTGCCGACAGTTTTGGGATAGTGCTGAGGTGCacccccacctcctccccctACACTGTgatacaaaaagaagaaaaatgttttttaacttAACATTATGGGAACTATGTGAGAGGTGCTTGGGTGTAAATGGAGCCAGACATGGTGGAGTAATGTTGAATACCTGAAACGAGAAGGACCTCCTGGTGCGACGACACTCTCCACTTTGGCGGCTTGACAAAGAATATCTGAAAAGAATTGAGTCCTGGGAGTGGGGGGGGCAAAGAGCTACCTGGAAGTCAAGACACAGCAGCATATTAGCCAAGACCTAACGTGTGTCAAACAAACAAGGCCACAGTAGCACATCTGACTGTTATGAAGACACCTTGCAAACACAAGACAATACCCAACGTACTCTTTCGCTTTTAGTTTCCGTTTAGTAAGTTTCAGGGAACTTGCGAAGGCACATCAACGCTAACACGTGTCCCCTTACCAGTAATGTGGAAGCAGAGCATGCTAGCGTTGCGTAATTGGAAGACTTGCTAGCACAACAACCTACTGAGAAGTCGACGCCCGGTTTCCCATTATCTATGTTTATTCAAATTACCTTTTGAAACTAGAATATTGCATGGACATTTATAAATCAGCTAGAATAAACTTAATCCTAATAACAATTGGCACCGTCACAGGAAACGCTGTGTGAAAGTAGGACAAATCTGTATTTGTGACCCGATTCAATCATTTTAACTCAACCGACAGCGGACAAAAAAAATTTATGTATATCATTTGTCAGTACACGTTTAGTTATCCGTTTCCTAGCATTTCCCACGAATGTTTAAGATGCCACCGCTACCAAAAAACCCAGCACGCTGGTAAAAAGTCTTTTGTTTAACCAAAACTCATGTTTAATATGTCAACCAAACTGTCACGAACTTatacatttttcaaataatTAGAAAATTCTTCACCGTAGTCAAGATGGAAAATCCTAATAGTGGGATTGATGGGGCCTTTGTTTAGAAACCGGATGTCCACGCACCGACATTTTGGTTTTGTTCTGTAGGCCGCCGGTAAGCTATGAGCTAACAAGCTGTAAACAACTCAAAGCCTTCAGTCTGGCCCAAACCCCCATACCTCACAACTTATTCGATGGCGAATTAACGCCAAACAAGACACATCTAACTTGATATTTTGCCGCCGCCCCAAATTCTTATCCACCATCACCAACTAAAACGAACTTTCTAGGAGACCGGCTAACCTTAGccaggccaaaaaaaaaaaaccaaccgcAAGATCTTACCTTTACAAAAGGAACGTCAGCTTAATTGTTTTCTTGTCAACCaagagataaaaaaataaagtcaagAAAGAAACGAGAGCtcaaaaatagtttttaaactaTAAGGGTTATATAATGTCGCCCCCAAGAACACGACGGCTTGGCTCTGTTAACTACTTGCTACGGCAAAGGAAAGAGCGATGGCTGTATAGGTACGTCATGTGAACGCTGCTATTTGAATAGGATGGCTCTGACGTCATCACCCACGCCCTGCCGACGGTCACATGTTGCGTTTCGCAATTCTGTTTCACCCACTAAACAGGTTTGTTTTTGGTCTTTCTTTTCAACGTGGGGAGACAT from the Oreochromis niloticus isolate F11D_XX linkage group LG1, O_niloticus_UMD_NMBU, whole genome shotgun sequence genome contains:
- the eif4g2a gene encoding eukaryotic translation initiation factor 4 gamma 2a; amino-acid sequence: MSLFAPPTPRTQFFSDILCQAAKVESVVAPGGPSRFSVGGGGGGAPQHYPKTVGNSEFLGKTPGSSVQRWVPSRSTRRDASSSNEKGQNDAIFRKVRGILNKLTPEKFDKLCLELLNVGVDSKLVLKGIILLIVDKALEEPKYSQLYAQLCLRLAEDAPNFEAPTGESQATQKQNSTFRRLLISKLQDEFENRARNVDHFDKHDSPLTSEEEEQRAIAKIKMLGNIKFIGELGKLNLIHESILHKCIKTLLEKKKRVPLKDMGEDLECLCQIMKTVGPKLDHEKAKSLMDQYFARMQSLTNNKELPARIRFLLQNTVELRNNNWVPRKAYVDNGPKTITQVRQDAAKDLGVFIPPSTDSIRNDFFMDSSSFLPGKIKYDRETLGGLADMFGQMPGSGIGTGPGVIQDHYSPTMGRHRGSAPGVIQDHYSPTMGRHRSSPLFNGHSGNSNGSHQPFENESKPFIKPNQGRNSPVFNHKQNHSVQMQSKDMAPRFSKKGKVNADEISLRPAQSFIMNKNQVPKLPPQTMMPSPVGQLGLKANPPPIQEKPAKSNKKAPPTKEELCKMTETLLTDYLNNKNVNDAVSAVKEMKAPKHLLSEMLNKIIVYSLDRSDEDKEHASTLIHTLCTEGLVTGDNILQAFLRVLDQCPKIEEEIPLVKSYLAQFAARAIIADLVSIADLAHQLENGAHFPLFLLCLQQLVKLKDREWLTDLFQQSKVNMQKMLPEIDQNKDRMLEILEGKGLSFLFPLMKLEKELLKQIKVDPSPQSIYKWIKDNISPKLHTDRGFVNILMTSFLQYIAYEINPDDDEEQHAAPSKDQLEEEKQLLLSFKPVLQKFLHDHIELQVSALYALQVHCNAKRFPKGMLLRYFVNFYDMEIIEEEAFLSWKEDLTQEYPGKGKALFQVNQWLTWLETAEEEESEDEEY